The proteins below are encoded in one region of Aquisphaera giovannonii:
- the alaS gene encoding alanine--tRNA ligase — translation MKTDELREAYLDFFASKGCVRRASDVLVPRDDPTVLFTPAGMNQFKREFMGLGDPSFRKAATCQKCIRTGDIENVGKTPRHMTFFEMLGNFSFGDYFKRDAIHWAWEFLTKTLSIPRERLTFTVYLDDDEAYDIWHKEVGVPAERIKRMGEDDNFWPAGAPTHGPNGVCGPCSEIFYHGDGIEEVEIWNLVFTQFNRVGPGQLEPLPQKNIDTGMGLERAAAALQGVPSNFEIDIFRPMVAAAADVLGIDYAKVKDTLDGVRIRRAADHARALTFCIHENVQPGPEKQGYVIRRLLRRAVLDAYQMGQREPFLHKLPPVIAEAMQAGYPELKDSVPRIQNVIREEEERFLRNLENGIGRLGETFRKTRAGGSDVIAGADAFDLHSTYGIPVEVTESLATDQNLRVDMEGFKKAQEEFSKISRGTAEAADVFALSPLDTLKEAYHHGSEFLGYEGTEAEGKVIGILEQNALAQSARETPGGPPIALILDRSPFYAESGGQVGDVGTIRGEGFEFTVEDTKKDRDFILHIGRVAKGEVDLNATATATVDASRRQAIRRAHSATHLLHRALHEHLGKHAQQAGSKVEPDRLRFDFANPEAVGAERLEKIENTVNQLVMTGSAVNWKHMPIAEAKALGAMALFGEKYPDVVRVVQMGDFSKELCGGTHLDNVGQVGLFKILGEESVAAGTRRITALTGQAALDFVNEEEDVLAQAAAALRVPQAQVGARIAALLEEIKTLKKQATQRKAEPTEKVSVDELVAGARPVNSATVVVRAVPGANPDEMRVLIDGLRRKVKDGLAVLLLSEAEGKVSLVAGLSKDLVDKGLHAGNWLKKVAPVVGGGGGGRPDLAQAGGKDPAKIPDAIEAALQAIEASLGA, via the coding sequence ATGAAAACCGACGAACTCCGCGAAGCCTACCTCGACTTCTTCGCCTCCAAGGGCTGCGTCCGCCGTGCCAGCGACGTGCTCGTCCCGCGCGACGACCCGACGGTCCTCTTCACGCCGGCCGGGATGAACCAGTTCAAGCGCGAGTTCATGGGCCTGGGCGACCCCTCCTTCAGGAAGGCCGCGACCTGCCAGAAGTGCATCCGAACCGGGGACATCGAGAACGTCGGCAAGACCCCCCGGCACATGACCTTCTTCGAGATGCTCGGGAACTTCAGCTTCGGCGACTACTTCAAGCGCGACGCGATCCACTGGGCCTGGGAGTTCCTCACCAAGACCCTGTCGATCCCCCGCGAGCGGCTCACGTTCACCGTCTACCTGGACGACGACGAGGCCTACGACATCTGGCACAAGGAGGTGGGCGTCCCGGCCGAACGCATCAAGCGGATGGGCGAGGACGACAACTTCTGGCCCGCCGGGGCACCCACGCACGGCCCCAACGGCGTCTGCGGCCCCTGCTCCGAGATCTTCTACCACGGCGACGGCATCGAGGAGGTGGAGATCTGGAACCTGGTCTTCACCCAGTTCAATCGCGTCGGCCCCGGCCAGCTCGAGCCCCTGCCCCAGAAGAACATCGACACCGGCATGGGGCTGGAACGCGCCGCGGCCGCCCTCCAGGGCGTGCCGTCGAACTTCGAGATCGACATCTTCCGGCCCATGGTCGCCGCCGCGGCGGACGTGCTGGGCATCGACTACGCGAAGGTCAAGGACACGCTCGACGGCGTCCGCATCCGGAGGGCCGCCGACCACGCCCGGGCGCTCACCTTCTGCATCCACGAGAACGTCCAGCCCGGCCCCGAGAAGCAGGGGTATGTCATCCGCCGCCTCCTCCGCCGCGCCGTGCTCGACGCCTACCAGATGGGCCAGCGTGAGCCGTTCCTCCACAAGCTCCCGCCGGTCATCGCCGAGGCCATGCAAGCCGGCTACCCGGAGCTGAAGGACAGCGTCCCCCGCATCCAGAACGTCATCCGCGAGGAGGAGGAGCGGTTCCTCCGCAACCTCGAGAACGGGATCGGCCGCCTGGGCGAGACCTTCCGGAAGACCAGGGCCGGCGGCTCCGACGTGATCGCCGGCGCCGACGCCTTCGACCTGCACTCGACCTACGGCATACCCGTCGAGGTGACCGAGAGCCTGGCGACCGACCAGAACCTCCGCGTGGACATGGAGGGGTTCAAGAAGGCCCAGGAGGAGTTCTCCAAGATCTCGCGCGGGACCGCCGAGGCCGCCGACGTCTTCGCCCTCAGCCCGCTCGACACACTCAAGGAGGCGTACCACCACGGCTCCGAGTTCCTCGGCTACGAGGGGACCGAGGCCGAGGGCAAGGTCATCGGCATCCTCGAGCAGAATGCCCTGGCCCAGTCCGCCCGCGAGACGCCGGGCGGGCCGCCGATCGCCCTGATCCTCGACCGGAGCCCCTTCTACGCCGAGTCCGGCGGCCAGGTCGGCGACGTCGGGACGATCCGCGGCGAGGGGTTCGAGTTCACGGTAGAGGACACGAAGAAGGACCGCGACTTCATCCTGCACATCGGCCGCGTCGCGAAGGGGGAGGTCGACCTGAACGCGACCGCGACGGCCACCGTGGACGCATCCCGCCGGCAGGCGATCCGCCGCGCCCACTCGGCGACGCACCTGCTGCACCGGGCCCTCCATGAGCACCTCGGCAAGCACGCCCAGCAGGCCGGCAGCAAGGTGGAGCCGGACCGACTCCGCTTCGACTTCGCCAACCCCGAGGCCGTCGGCGCCGAGCGGCTCGAGAAGATCGAGAACACGGTCAACCAGCTCGTGATGACCGGCTCCGCGGTCAACTGGAAGCACATGCCGATCGCCGAGGCGAAGGCCCTGGGCGCGATGGCCCTCTTCGGCGAGAAGTACCCGGACGTGGTGCGGGTGGTCCAGATGGGCGACTTCTCGAAGGAGCTCTGCGGCGGAACGCATCTCGACAACGTCGGCCAGGTCGGCCTGTTCAAGATCCTCGGCGAGGAGTCGGTCGCGGCCGGCACGCGGCGGATCACGGCCCTGACCGGCCAGGCGGCGCTCGACTTCGTCAACGAGGAGGAGGACGTCCTCGCCCAGGCCGCCGCCGCGCTCCGCGTCCCGCAGGCGCAGGTCGGCGCGCGGATCGCAGCGCTCCTGGAGGAGATCAAGACCCTCAAGAAGCAGGCGACACAGCGCAAGGCCGAGCCGACTGAGAAGGTCTCCGTGGACGAGCTGGTCGCCGGGGCCCGCCCGGTGAATTCGGCCACCGTGGTCGTCCGCGCCGTGCCCGGCGCGAATCCCGACGAGATGCGCGTCCTGATCGACGGCCTCCGCCGGAAGGTCAAGGACGGCCTGGCCGTCCTCCTCCTCTCCGAGGCCGAGGGCAAGGTCAGCCTCGTCGCCGGCCTCTCCAAGGACCTCGTCGACAAGGGCCTTCACGCCGGCAACTGGCTGAAGAAGGTCGCCCCGGTCGTCGGCGGCGGGGGCGGCGGCCGCCCGGACCTCGCCCAGGCCGGCGGCAAGGACCCCGCGAAGATCCCCGACGCCATCGAGGCCGCCCTCCAGGCCATCGAGGCGAGCCTGGGGGCGTGA
- a CDS encoding DUF1697 domain-containing protein → MRYVALLRGVNLGRRQVKMEQLRGVISAMGFSDVSTYIASGNVLFTTSGRTDASAMERRIEAELEGAFGFPIETMLRTRHEVAEAAGFRPFPGGEMEEPGNTVHVGFLRTHLSDEVAERLVAFGTEKDEFRVRGREFFWLCRGKTTDSLVKWSKVEKAVGVTSTMRNIKTVRKLAELCGDGHTR, encoded by the coding sequence ATGCGATACGTCGCCTTGCTGCGGGGCGTGAACCTGGGCCGGCGTCAGGTGAAAATGGAGCAGCTCCGCGGGGTGATCTCGGCGATGGGCTTCTCGGACGTCTCGACGTACATCGCCAGCGGCAACGTCCTCTTCACGACGTCGGGACGGACGGACGCCTCGGCGATGGAGCGTCGGATCGAGGCGGAGCTGGAGGGGGCGTTCGGCTTCCCGATCGAGACGATGCTCCGGACGCGTCACGAGGTGGCGGAGGCCGCCGGCTTCCGGCCGTTCCCGGGCGGCGAGATGGAGGAGCCCGGCAACACGGTCCACGTCGGATTCCTGCGCACGCATCTGAGCGACGAGGTCGCCGAGCGGCTCGTCGCGTTCGGGACCGAGAAGGACGAGTTCCGCGTGCGCGGGCGCGAGTTCTTCTGGCTCTGCCGCGGGAAGACGACCGATTCCCTGGTCAAGTGGTCGAAGGTGGAGAAGGCCGTCGGAGTGACGTCGACGATGCGGAACATCAAGACCGTGAGGAAGCTCGCCGAGCTGTGCGGCGACGGGCACACCCGGTGA
- the rplM gene encoding 50S ribosomal protein L13: protein MNCFQAKTGQLARQWFVIDASNQVVGRLAAQIAPILMGKHRPTYTPHIDTGDYVIVTNVDKVVFSGNKWREKTYQRYSGYPGGQREEAAWKLFERRPERILELAIQRMMPKSKLGRHMMAKLKLVVGPNHTHQAQQPITLEPLAGRPASAGALFAPEVPAPGSRKRKRAEKAGEAKGAPAAETATATATQPEAQLEAPAAEPQLEAPATETHHEAPAPESTDSATPPPQEG, encoded by the coding sequence ATGAACTGTTTCCAAGCCAAGACCGGTCAACTGGCCCGGCAGTGGTTCGTGATCGACGCGTCGAACCAGGTCGTCGGACGCCTCGCCGCCCAGATCGCCCCCATCCTGATGGGGAAGCACCGGCCCACGTACACCCCGCACATCGACACCGGCGACTACGTCATCGTCACGAACGTGGATAAGGTCGTCTTCTCCGGCAACAAGTGGCGGGAGAAGACCTACCAGCGCTACTCCGGCTATCCGGGCGGCCAGCGCGAAGAGGCGGCCTGGAAGCTGTTCGAGCGTCGCCCCGAGCGGATCCTCGAGCTGGCGATCCAGCGGATGATGCCCAAGAGCAAGCTGGGCCGCCACATGATGGCCAAGCTGAAGCTGGTCGTCGGCCCCAATCACACGCATCAGGCGCAGCAGCCGATCACGCTGGAGCCCCTGGCCGGACGCCCCGCCTCCGCCGGCGCTTTGTTCGCCCCCGAGGTCCCGGCCCCGGGCTCGCGGAAGCGGAAGCGAGCTGAGAAGGCCGGCGAGGCCAAGGGCGCCCCGGCCGCCGAGACGGCGACCGCCACGGCCACCCAGCCCGAGGCCCAGCTCGAAGCCCCCGCCGCCGAGCCCCAGCTCGAGGCGCCGGCGACCGAGACCCACCACGAGGCCCCTGCCCCGGAATCGACGGACTCCGCCACGCCCCCTCCGCAGGAAGGCTGA
- the rpsI gene encoding 30S ribosomal protein S9: MAVATEKKTFIWGTGRRKTAVARVRICEGTGQFQVNGQDANVYFPLEVQQTDIRAPLKATEMGDRIDVIVKVGGSSKPSQSGAVMQGLARALKEFRPDLIEALRDGGYLTRDARMVERKKFGHKKARKSFQFSKR, encoded by the coding sequence ATGGCAGTAGCGACCGAGAAGAAGACCTTCATCTGGGGCACCGGCCGCCGCAAGACGGCCGTCGCCCGGGTGCGCATCTGCGAGGGCACCGGCCAGTTCCAGGTGAACGGCCAGGACGCCAACGTCTATTTCCCGCTTGAGGTCCAGCAGACCGACATCCGCGCCCCGCTGAAGGCGACCGAGATGGGCGACCGCATCGACGTCATCGTCAAGGTCGGCGGCAGCAGCAAGCCCAGCCAGTCCGGCGCCGTGATGCAGGGCCTCGCCCGGGCCCTCAAGGAATTCCGGCCCGACCTGATCGAGGCACTCCGCGACGGCGGCTACCTCACCCGCGACGCCCGGATGGTCGAGCGAAAGAAATTCGGCCACAAGAAGGCCCGGAAGAGCTTCCAGTTCTCCAAGCGCTGA
- a CDS encoding potassium channel family protein, whose product MSPDATAPTGSLAERAWRRATSIWLWPWHWPGREARRALPKPRLADLPAHATVSFWRREAGRRILLGFSMVAVVMTYGVSGYMAMGWSFMDAFYQVFITISAVGLTEVHPLDSTILRVHTMATISMGLFAVGYTVGGFISLLTEGEFQKFLGQQRIMKSIANLTGHTIVAGYGRVGAMVCEGLAGAGMPFVVIEQDPARAAEMQTRGFTYILGDATDEGVLRDAGVGRAAVLVTSMPGDAANVFITLTARELCPNIDIIARAEQPSTQKKLRQAGANHVIMPAAIGAHRIVSLLTNPTAVEFVELVTQRSSLQIEMDDIPIVEGSPLAGLSLRDADVGRLTGVIVIAIKNRDGHLIFPARGDEVIGPGDSLVILGKRSNLDQFREKFLS is encoded by the coding sequence ATGAGTCCTGACGCAACCGCGCCCACCGGCAGCCTGGCCGAGAGGGCGTGGCGGCGGGCCACGTCGATCTGGCTCTGGCCCTGGCACTGGCCGGGACGAGAGGCACGCCGGGCCCTGCCGAAGCCCCGCCTGGCGGACCTACCCGCGCACGCGACGGTCTCATTCTGGCGCCGCGAGGCGGGGCGGCGGATCCTGCTGGGCTTCTCGATGGTCGCCGTGGTCATGACCTACGGCGTCTCCGGCTACATGGCCATGGGCTGGTCGTTCATGGACGCCTTCTACCAGGTGTTCATCACGATCTCGGCCGTCGGCCTGACCGAGGTACACCCGCTGGACTCGACGATCCTGCGGGTCCACACCATGGCGACCATCTCCATGGGGCTGTTCGCGGTCGGCTACACCGTCGGCGGTTTCATCTCGCTGCTCACCGAGGGGGAGTTCCAGAAGTTCCTGGGACAGCAACGCATCATGAAGAGCATCGCCAACCTCACCGGGCATACGATCGTCGCCGGGTATGGGCGGGTCGGGGCGATGGTCTGCGAGGGCCTCGCGGGCGCCGGGATGCCGTTCGTCGTCATCGAGCAGGACCCGGCGCGGGCCGCCGAGATGCAGACCCGAGGCTTCACCTACATCCTGGGCGACGCCACCGACGAGGGCGTCCTGCGTGACGCGGGCGTCGGCCGTGCCGCCGTGCTCGTCACGTCCATGCCGGGGGACGCCGCCAACGTCTTCATCACCCTGACCGCCCGCGAGCTCTGCCCGAACATCGACATCATCGCGAGGGCCGAGCAGCCGAGCACCCAGAAGAAGCTCCGCCAGGCCGGGGCGAACCACGTGATCATGCCGGCGGCCATCGGCGCGCACCGGATCGTCTCGCTGCTCACCAACCCGACGGCCGTCGAGTTCGTGGAGCTCGTCACCCAGCGGTCGAGCCTCCAGATCGAGATGGACGACATCCCGATTGTGGAGGGCAGCCCGCTCGCCGGCCTGAGCCTCCGCGACGCGGACGTGGGCCGCCTCACGGGCGTCATCGTCATCGCCATCAAGAACCGGGACGGCCACCTGATCTTCCCGGCCCGCGGCGACGAAGTCATCGGCCCGGGCGACAGCCTCGTCATCCTGGGCAAGCGGTCGAACCTGGACCAGTTCCGGGAGAAGTTCCTGTCGTGA
- a CDS encoding acyl-CoA dehydrogenase family protein gives MDFGLSESQRRWYDEAVRFGREELNDPEATAREQRGEFWREGYERCGRFGVLGLPVPAEYGGKGQDIPTAVSAMEGLGYSCVDTGLIFALNASLWTITMPILAFGTEAQKARYLPPLCDGRSFGANGASEPEAGSDIFSMTTRAERKGDRWILNGRKVWITGGPIADTFLIFATTDPTKGVLGITAFLIERGTPGFRVVREIPKLGMRTAPMGELVFEGVELPAENLLGREGRGSRIFNAALEWERGAILASVVGTMQRQLDRCIKRARARKQFGQSIGKFQSVSNRIVDMMTRLETARWMVHRYAWLKQQDKDASIASSMAKLHVSECFVQNSLDAIRIFGASGYTVEEGLERDLRDGVGGVLFSGTNDIQRNIISQHLRL, from the coding sequence ATGGACTTCGGTCTCTCCGAATCGCAGCGGCGCTGGTACGACGAGGCCGTCCGCTTCGGCCGCGAGGAGCTCAACGACCCCGAGGCGACCGCCCGCGAGCAGCGCGGCGAGTTCTGGCGCGAGGGCTATGAACGCTGCGGGCGGTTCGGCGTCCTGGGCCTCCCCGTCCCTGCGGAATACGGCGGCAAGGGGCAGGACATCCCGACGGCCGTCTCCGCGATGGAGGGCCTGGGGTATTCGTGCGTCGACACCGGGCTGATCTTCGCGCTGAATGCGTCCCTCTGGACGATCACGATGCCGATCCTCGCGTTCGGCACCGAGGCCCAGAAGGCCCGATACCTGCCGCCCCTCTGCGACGGCCGGAGCTTCGGGGCCAACGGGGCGAGCGAGCCCGAGGCCGGCTCCGACATCTTCAGCATGACGACGAGGGCCGAGAGGAAGGGGGACCGCTGGATCCTCAACGGACGCAAGGTCTGGATCACCGGCGGGCCGATCGCCGACACCTTCCTGATCTTCGCGACCACGGACCCGACCAAGGGGGTCCTGGGCATCACCGCCTTCCTCATCGAGCGGGGGACGCCGGGCTTCCGCGTCGTCCGCGAGATCCCGAAGCTGGGGATGCGGACGGCCCCGATGGGCGAGCTCGTCTTCGAGGGCGTCGAGCTCCCCGCGGAGAACCTGCTCGGTCGCGAGGGCCGGGGCTCCCGGATCTTCAACGCGGCGCTCGAGTGGGAGCGGGGGGCGATCCTGGCCAGCGTCGTCGGCACGATGCAGCGCCAGCTCGACCGCTGCATCAAGCGGGCCAGGGCGCGCAAGCAATTCGGCCAGTCCATCGGCAAGTTCCAGTCGGTGAGCAACCGGATCGTGGACATGATGACCCGGCTGGAGACGGCCCGCTGGATGGTCCACCGCTACGCCTGGCTGAAGCAGCAGGACAAGGACGCGTCGATCGCCTCGTCGATGGCGAAGCTGCACGTCTCGGAATGCTTCGTCCAGAACAGCCTGGACGCCATCCGCATCTTCGGGGCCTCCGGCTATACTGTCGAGGAGGGCCTGGAGCGCGACCTCCGCGACGGCGTCGGCGGGGTGCTCTTCTCCGGGACGAACGACATCCAGCGGAACATCATCTCCCAGCACCTGCGGCTCTGA
- a CDS encoding molecular chaperone TorD family protein — protein sequence MTGLMVGPFVTSADEAREAIYGILEASLTHPDGGVWGQLVLADAQRRAIAAADLLREIAMSVSYPRLEGEGPARDLDLRALMVDLCQPLPQLKAGYERVICTKKPRPGCSPFALDHRRGLTERKAREALEALKGLYLSFEDFDAAEGRRRADHVACEIGFMRWLIGKGRVASLLCPFDPHAGEYAARCGLAQRDFFGNHLASWLVPFATGLQRNARSGYFETLGRFLAALAPFERHHLGIPAEAGAAPSRGRRRRISMAS from the coding sequence ATGACTGGCTTGATGGTCGGGCCCTTCGTGACTTCGGCGGATGAAGCACGGGAGGCGATCTATGGGATCCTGGAGGCGTCGCTCACTCATCCCGACGGGGGGGTGTGGGGGCAGCTCGTGCTCGCCGATGCGCAGCGGCGAGCAATCGCGGCGGCCGATTTGTTACGCGAGATCGCGATGAGCGTCTCGTATCCCCGGCTCGAGGGGGAAGGGCCCGCGAGGGACCTGGACCTGCGGGCGTTGATGGTGGATCTCTGCCAGCCCCTCCCCCAGCTCAAGGCGGGCTACGAGCGGGTGATCTGCACGAAGAAGCCCCGGCCGGGCTGCTCCCCGTTCGCGCTCGATCATCGTAGAGGGCTCACGGAGAGGAAGGCCCGGGAGGCCCTGGAGGCGTTGAAGGGACTCTACCTGTCGTTCGAGGACTTCGACGCGGCGGAGGGCCGCAGGCGGGCCGACCACGTGGCGTGCGAGATCGGCTTCATGAGGTGGCTCATCGGCAAGGGACGGGTGGCCTCGCTGCTTTGCCCCTTCGACCCGCACGCCGGGGAGTACGCGGCGCGTTGTGGGCTTGCCCAGAGGGACTTCTTCGGCAATCATCTGGCAAGCTGGCTGGTCCCCTTCGCGACCGGCCTGCAGAGGAACGCTCGCAGCGGGTATTTCGAGACCCTCGGACGCTTCCTAGCGGCCTTGGCACCCTTCGAGCGACATCACCTGGGGATCCCGGCGGAGGCCGGGGCGGCCCCCTCCCGCGGCCGTCGCAGGCGGATCTCCATGGCGTCCTGA
- a CDS encoding aminotransferase class V-fold PLP-dependent enzyme: protein MNPENVGVVRGERPFEVEAVRADFPSLHQEVHPGRPLIYFDSAATSLKPDSVVQALDAYMAVYPSNVHRGLHVLSERATEAFEDAREAVASFLGVEDSARVIFTRGTTESINAVAMSWARSALQPGDAILLSELEHHSNLVPWQMVAKEKGLELRFAEITDDARLEMDAIEAALTDRVRLIAVTAMSNVTGTLPPLADIMDLARRRGIRVLIDAAQGLPHGDLDIRRLDPDFVAFSGHKILGPTGVGVLYAKRELLEAMPPFMTGGSMVVRVTRDSAEWNDLPWKFEAGTPPIGEAIALAAALRYLAAFPADQVAAHERSLLEHAHEVLGRIPGLRIVGPTDPAKKGPIASFTMEEAHPHDLAQLLDRHGVAIRAGHHCTMPLHTRLGIPASARASFSLYNTTDEIDRLGEALESIRAMFRRRASKPTPAAARQTSPAH, encoded by the coding sequence TTGAATCCCGAGAATGTCGGAGTGGTCAGGGGCGAGCGGCCCTTCGAGGTGGAGGCCGTCCGGGCCGACTTCCCGTCCCTCCATCAAGAGGTCCATCCCGGCCGCCCGCTGATCTACTTCGACTCCGCGGCCACGAGCCTGAAGCCCGACTCGGTCGTCCAGGCCCTGGACGCCTACATGGCCGTGTACCCCTCCAACGTCCATCGCGGGCTTCACGTCCTCAGCGAGCGGGCCACGGAGGCGTTCGAGGACGCGCGCGAGGCCGTCGCGAGCTTCCTCGGCGTCGAGGACTCCGCGCGGGTCATCTTCACGAGGGGCACGACGGAGTCCATCAACGCCGTGGCCATGAGCTGGGCCCGCTCGGCCCTCCAGCCCGGCGACGCGATCCTGCTGAGCGAGCTGGAGCACCATTCCAACCTCGTCCCCTGGCAGATGGTGGCGAAGGAGAAGGGCCTGGAACTCCGCTTCGCCGAGATCACCGACGACGCCCGGCTGGAGATGGACGCCATCGAGGCGGCCCTCACCGACCGCGTCCGCCTGATCGCCGTGACCGCGATGTCCAACGTGACGGGCACCCTGCCGCCCCTGGCGGACATCATGGACCTCGCGCGCCGCCGCGGGATCCGCGTCCTCATCGACGCCGCCCAGGGCCTGCCGCACGGCGACCTCGACATCCGCCGGTTGGACCCGGACTTCGTGGCCTTCTCCGGCCACAAGATCCTCGGCCCGACCGGCGTGGGCGTCCTCTACGCGAAGCGGGAGCTGCTCGAGGCGATGCCGCCCTTCATGACGGGCGGCTCGATGGTCGTCCGGGTCACGAGGGACTCGGCGGAGTGGAACGACCTCCCCTGGAAGTTCGAGGCCGGCACGCCCCCCATCGGCGAGGCCATCGCCCTGGCCGCCGCGCTCCGCTACCTGGCGGCCTTCCCCGCGGATCAGGTCGCGGCTCACGAGCGGTCGCTCCTGGAGCACGCGCACGAGGTCCTCGGCCGCATCCCCGGGCTTCGGATCGTCGGCCCGACGGACCCGGCGAAGAAGGGGCCGATCGCCAGCTTCACGATGGAGGAGGCCCACCCGCACGACCTGGCGCAACTGCTCGACCGCCACGGCGTCGCGATCCGCGCGGGTCATCATTGCACGATGCCGCTGCACACGAGGCTGGGGATACCGGCCTCCGCGCGGGCGAGCTTCTCGCTCTACAATACGACGGACGAGATCGACCGCCTGGGCGAGGCCCTGGAGTCGATCCGGGCCATGTTCCGCCGCCGGGCTTCGAAGCCCACCCCCGCCGCCGCCCGCCAGACCAGCCCGGCCCATTGA
- a CDS encoding iron-sulfur cluster assembly scaffold protein, with protein sequence MDDDPLYREEILDHYYGSAHRGRLESPQLCCDLDNPLCGDKVHIEMSLGDDGRVDQVRFEGSGCVISQAATSLLADRCEGATLDEVRAISPADVVKLLGVPLSPTRMKCGLLGWKAIQTAVEQGRS encoded by the coding sequence ATGGATGACGACCCGCTGTACCGCGAGGAGATCCTGGACCACTATTACGGCTCCGCCCACCGCGGCCGGCTCGAGTCGCCCCAGCTCTGCTGCGACCTGGACAATCCCCTCTGCGGCGACAAGGTCCACATCGAGATGAGCCTCGGCGACGACGGCCGCGTGGACCAGGTCCGCTTCGAGGGCTCCGGCTGCGTCATCAGCCAGGCCGCCACGTCCCTCCTGGCCGACCGCTGCGAGGGCGCCACCCTCGACGAGGTCCGCGCCATCTCCCCCGCCGATGTCGTCAAGCTCCTGGGCGTCCCCCTCTCCCCCACCCGGATGAAGTGCGGCCTCCTCGGCTGGAAGGCGATCCAGACGGCCGTGGAGCAGGGCCGGTCCTGA
- a CDS encoding GNAT family N-acetyltransferase, with translation MNGADGTSGGEAFAYSIRPARVEDAEALVNLVRELAVYEKLEQFAVATADDFRRHLFGPRPYAETFVAEVAGEVIGLAMAFPTFSTFRGKPGLYLEDLYVRPQHRGRGIGKALLATLAKLTRERGFGRLEWAVLDWNAPSIGFYRSLGARPMDEWTVFRIDDGALEQLASLAPELK, from the coding sequence ATGAACGGCGCGGATGGGACTTCGGGAGGAGAGGCGTTCGCCTATTCGATCCGCCCGGCGCGGGTCGAGGACGCGGAGGCGCTCGTGAACCTCGTCCGCGAGCTGGCGGTCTACGAGAAGCTGGAGCAGTTCGCCGTCGCGACGGCCGACGACTTCCGCCGCCACCTGTTCGGACCGCGTCCCTACGCCGAGACGTTCGTGGCCGAGGTCGCCGGCGAGGTGATCGGCCTCGCGATGGCCTTCCCAACGTTCTCCACCTTCCGGGGCAAGCCCGGTCTGTACCTGGAGGACCTGTACGTCCGCCCCCAGCACCGCGGCCGGGGCATCGGCAAGGCCCTCCTCGCCACGCTCGCCAAATTGACCCGGGAGCGGGGCTTTGGCAGGCTGGAGTGGGCGGTGCTCGACTGGAACGCCCCGTCGATCGGCTTCTACCGCTCCCTCGGCGCACGGCCGATGGACGAGTGGACCGTCTTCCGGATCGACGACGGGGCACTCGAGCAACTGGCGTCGCTGGCTCCGGAGCTGAAGTAG
- the hisC gene encoding histidinol-phosphate transaminase produces the protein MNAPFQPHILDLAGYVPGEQPQGGGFVKLNTNENPYPPSPRVIAALGEAINERLRLYPDPLATEFCRTAAALHGVSPDMVMAGNGSDDVLTVLTRAFVGPGELAAYPSPSYLLYSTLIRLQNGTEHVVPFSAGWKLRAEDIVRPGLKLVYLANPNSPSGTALSRQEVADLAAAIPCPFIVDEAYADFADDHAIPLVRDFPNVIVCRTFSKGYSLAGIRLGYLIARPEVVEQLVKVKDSYNCDALSLAAGTAALKDREYHDQVRDRVIATRTRLTEALRGMGYTVPDSQANFVWATDGPPAEPTFARLKERRILVRLMKYPGLQPGLRISIGTDAEIDRLLEVMREPG, from the coding sequence ATGAACGCCCCGTTCCAGCCGCACATCCTGGACCTCGCCGGATACGTGCCCGGCGAGCAGCCCCAGGGGGGCGGCTTCGTCAAGCTGAACACCAATGAGAACCCGTACCCGCCCTCGCCTCGCGTGATCGCGGCCCTGGGCGAGGCGATCAACGAACGGCTCCGCCTCTACCCCGACCCGCTCGCCACCGAGTTTTGCCGCACCGCCGCGGCACTCCACGGCGTATCGCCGGACATGGTCATGGCCGGCAACGGCTCCGACGACGTCCTGACCGTCCTCACGCGTGCCTTCGTCGGCCCGGGCGAGCTCGCCGCCTATCCGTCGCCGAGCTACCTGCTCTATTCCACGCTGATCCGGCTTCAGAACGGCACCGAGCACGTCGTGCCCTTCTCCGCGGGCTGGAAGCTCCGCGCGGAGGACATCGTGCGGCCGGGTCTGAAGCTCGTCTACCTGGCGAACCCGAACAGCCCGTCGGGCACGGCCCTCTCGCGGCAGGAGGTCGCGGACCTGGCCGCCGCGATCCCCTGCCCCTTCATCGTGGACGAGGCCTACGCGGACTTCGCGGACGACCACGCCATCCCGCTCGTCCGCGACTTCCCGAACGTCATCGTCTGCCGGACGTTCAGCAAGGGCTACAGCCTGGCCGGCATCCGGCTCGGCTACCTGATCGCCCGGCCCGAGGTCGTCGAGCAGCTCGTGAAGGTGAAGGACTCGTACAACTGCGACGCCCTCAGCCTGGCCGCGGGCACCGCCGCGCTCAAGGATCGGGAGTATCACGACCAGGTCCGTGACCGGGTCATCGCCACGAGGACCCGCCTCACCGAGGCCCTCCGCGGGATGGGGTATACGGTCCCGGACAGCCAGGCGAACTTCGTCTGGGCCACCGACGGCCCGCCCGCGGAGCCGACCTTCGCACGCCTCAAGGAGCGCCGGATCCTGGTCCGCCTGATGAAGTATCCGGGCCTCCAGCCCGGCCTCCGGATCAGCATCGGCACCGACGCCGAGATCGACCGGCTGCTCGAGGTGATGCGCGAGCCGGGCTGA